The Mytilus trossulus isolate FHL-02 chromosome 3, PNRI_Mtr1.1.1.hap1, whole genome shotgun sequence genome contains a region encoding:
- the LOC134711586 gene encoding mediator of RNA polymerase II transcription subunit 4-like has protein sequence MASSISTKQKLLQQIDDVELISKELFEIMSTPKGQQRPDAPDTMNLMDLLVHKDKEIKESLKTAAEQAEIQKTIDELKTEVDKRDANIKQLQTSLKEAETILSTAIYQAKKKLNAIQQANKKKVSSEELIKFAHRISASNAVASPPTWAPGDPRRPYPTDFEMRLGFLGKGSDIPAGAQMLQSQGSYGEPMSSNRSSANTSMDHGPGSQSTTTWQNTSELHHSLSSSSGILSEIKGHNKENEDVGFMSSDSSSSSSSDE, from the exons ATGGCTTCTTCCATCAGCACCAAACAAAAACTTTTACAACAAATTGATGATGTTGAGCTGATATCTAA GGAATTATTTGAGATAATGAGCACACCTAAAGGACAGCAAAGACCTGATGCCCCAGATACAATGAATCTGATGGACCTGCTAGTCCATAAGgataaagaaattaaagaatCATTAAAAACAG CGGCAGAACAAGCCGAGATACAGAAAACAATAGATGAATTAAAAACAGAGGTAGATAAAAGAGATGCCAATATAAAACAGTTACAGACCAGTCTAAAGGAAGCTGAAACAATCCTG TCAACAGCTATATATCAAGCCAAGAAAAAATTGAATGCTATCCAGCAGGCAAACAAGAAAAAGGTGTCATCTGAAGAGCTTATCAAGTTTGCTCATAGGATCAGTGCCAGTAATGCAGTTGCTTCACCTCCTACATGGGCCCCAG GTGATCCTAGAAGACCATATCCTACAGATTTTGAAATGCGATTAGGATTTTTAGGAAAGGGAAGTGATATCCCCGCTGGAGCCCAGATGTTACAGTCACAGGGTTCATATGGAGAACCAATGTCTAGTAATAGGTCATCAGCTAATACATCAATGG ATCATGGTCCTGGTTCACAGTCGACAACAACATGGCAGAACACATCAGAATTACATCACTCATTAAGTTCTTCATCAGGAATCTTATCAGAAATCAAGGGACATAACAAAGAAAATGAAGATGTTGGATTTATGTCAAGTGACTCGTCTAGTAGTAGTTCTAGTGATGAATGA